Proteins from one Ipomoea triloba cultivar NCNSP0323 chromosome 1, ASM357664v1 genomic window:
- the LOC116024681 gene encoding probable serine/threonine-protein kinase WNK9 gives MDNVTEIESDDSEFVEVDPTGRYGRYNEILGKGASKTVYRAFDEYEGIEVAWNQVKLHDFMQSPEDLERLYCEIHLLKTLKHKNIMKFYTSWVDTENRNINFVTEMFTSGTLRQYRLKHKRVNIRAVKHWCKQILEGLLYLHSRSPPVIHRDLKCDNIFINGNQGEVKIGDLGLAAILRKSHAARCVGTPEFMAPEVYAEEYNELVDIYSFGMCILEIVTFEYPYSECTHPAQIYKKVISGKKPDALYKVTDPEVRRFVEKCLATVSDRLSARELLDDPFLQDDDFAFDMKMRALDYEKDYNMGPMLIQPHLKFNHNNGSLVNGYSNYLGFERDDNLDYHRNEIDLFMSQDNDGNLENLDISIQGQMKEDNGIFLRLRIADKEGRVRNIYFPFNLESDTALSVATEMVAELDITDQDVTKIADMIDGEISSLVPEWKGGLAMDETTNLTEIDYGHSCASNGLYGSYRSSHGPGSRSVQVLQSSMHGCEAVHGRFEEITYQFDESEQCITEGAPEGSCESISIHYADIWAQHDRPKFSSTGSGECHSGAHEEQCDEPTFAHDDRTIAVDDESKFPVRDSPGADSLGARTVLKDYENEIRQELRWLKAKYEMQLRELRDHQLGVAPKYLTLNPDDSNKTDKSSAIPIPMNKARDIPPKSSSSRKQLTKYALQEEKTYETAYSSCSPVHMVTAKSYYTGALLPQPLNRATSLPVDAIDF, from the exons ATGGATAATGTCACTGAGATAGAATCAGATGATTCTGAGTTTGTTGAGGTTGATCCTACTGGAAGATATGGAAGG TACAATGAAATTCTTGGTAAAGGGGCTTCAAAGACTGT ttataGAGCTTTTGATGAGTATGAAGGAATTGAGGTGGCCTGGAATCAGGTGAAACTTCATGACTTTATGCAAAGCCCAGAAGACCTTGAGAGGTTATATTGTGAAATTCACCTGCTCAAGACCCTAAAGCACAAGAACATCATGAAATTTTACACTTCTTGGGTTGATACTGAGAACAGAAACATCAACTTTGTGACTGAGATGTTCACCTCTGGTACTTTAAGACA GTATAGGTTGAAACACAAGAGGGTTAACATTAGGGCAGTGAAGCATTGGTGTAAGCAGATATTGGAAGGCCTTCTCTACCTCCATAGCCGTTCCCCTCCGGTTATCCATAGAGACCTCAAGTGCGACAACATATTTATTAATGGTAACCAGGGAGAAGTCAAAATTGGTGATCTTGGCCTTGCTGCAATCCTCCGTAAATCCCATGCTGCTCGTTGTGTAG GAACTCCGGAATTCATGGCTCCGGAAGTGTATGCCGAGGAGTACAATGAATTAGTGGACATTTATTCGTTTGGAATGTGTATTTTAGAAATAGTGACCTTTGAATATCCGTATAGCGAGTGCACTCACCCTGCTCAGATCTACAAGAAAGTGATCTCC GGGAAAAAGCCGGATGCCCTTTACAAAGTTACGGATCCTGAAGTGCGTCGTTTTGTTGAGAAATGCTTAGCAACAGTCTCTGATAGGCTATCTGCAAGAGAGCTTCTTGATGACCCTTTTCTACAAGATGATGATTTTGCGTTCGATATGAAAATGAGGGCGTTGGATTATGAAAAAGATTATAATATGGGTCCTATGCTAATACAGCCTCACTTGAAATTCAATCACAACAATGGCTCTCTGGTAAATGGCTATTCTAATTATCTCGGATTTGAACGAGATGACAATTTGGATTACCACAGAAATGAGATTGATCTGTTCATGAGCCAAGACAATGATGGTAATCTGGAAAATCTTGACATATCTATTCAAGGACAGATGAAAGAAGACAATGGCATCTTTTTACGGCTCAGAATTGCAGATAAAGAAG GTCGTGttcgtaatatttattttcctttcaaCCTCGAAAGTGATACAGCACTGAGTGTTGCTACTGAGATGGTTGCAGAGCTGGATATTACTGATCAAGATGTGACTAAGATCGCAGATATGATTGACGGTGAGATTTCTTCCTTAGTGCCCGAGTGGAAGGGTGGTTTGGCAATGGATGAAACTACCAACTTAACAGAGATCGACTACGGTCATAGTTGTGCCTCAAACGGTCTGTATGGAAGCTACCGATCATCTCATGGCCCTGGTTCTCGGAGTGTGCAAGTTCTACAATCTTCAATGCACGGGTGTGAAGCCGTTCATGGCCGTTTTGAGGAGATTACATACCAGTTTGATGAGTCTGAACAATGCATCACGGAAGGCGCCCCTGAAGGTTCATGTGAGTCAATCAGTATACACTACGCTGATATTTGGGCACAACACGATCGACCAAAGTTTAGCTCAACAGGGTCTGGTGAGTGCCATTCGGGTGCACACGAGGAGCAATGTGATGAACCAACATTTGCCCACGATGACAGAACAATAGCTGTCGATGATGAGAGTAAGTTTCCGGTGAGGGATTCACCCGGTGCAGATTCTTTAGGAGCGAGAACTGTGCTCAAGGATTACGAGAATGAAATCAGGCAAGAGTTGAGGTGGCTAAAGGCGAAGTACGAGATGCAACTGAGGGAGCTAAGGGATCATCAACTGGGCGTTGCGCCAAAATATCTGACTCTAAATCCCGACGACAGCAATAAGACTGACAAATCGTCGGCGATTCCTATCCCAATGAACAAAGCCCGTGACATTCCGCCAAAATCTTCTAGTTCAAGGAAACAACTCACCAAATATGCCTTACAAGAAGAGAAAACATACGAGACGGCATACAGTTCATGTAGTCCAGTGCACATGGTCACAGCGAAGAGTTACTATACAGGGGCTTTGCTTCCTCAACCGCTTAACAGGGCTACTTCTCTTCCCGTTGATGCCATAGATTTCTAA
- the LOC116016738 gene encoding 40S ribosomal protein S18-like, producing the protein MSLVANEDFQHILRILNTNVDGKQKIMFAMTSIKGIGRRFANICCKKADIDMNKRAGELTAAEIDNLMTVVANPRQFKVPDWFLNRQKDYKDGNYSQVVSNALDMKLRDDLERLKKIRNHRGLRHYWGLRVRGQHTKTTGRRGKTVGVSKKR; encoded by the exons ATG AGTCTGGTCGCGAACGAGGATTTCCAGCACATTTTGCGTATCCTGAACACCAATGTCGATGGGAAGCAGAAGATTATGTTTGCTATGACTTCCATCAAAGGTATTGGTCGCCGCTTCGCCAATATCTGCTGCAAAAAAGCCGATATCGACATGAACAAAAG GGCTGGGGAACTTACTGCTGCTGAAATAGATAACTTGATGACCGTTGTTGCAAACCCTCGCCAGTTCAAGGTCCCTGACTGGTTTTTGAACAGGCAGAAGGACTATAAGGATGGTAACTATTCACAGGTTGTCTCCAATGCATTGGATATGAAGCTTAGGGATGACCTTGAACGCCTGAAGAAAATTAG AAACCACCGTGGTCTTCGACACTACTGGGGCCTCCGTGTTCGTGGACAGCACACCAAGACAACTGGGCGTAGGGGAAAGACTGTTGGTGTCTCGAAGAAGCGTTGA